CCATCCCCCTCCTGCAGCGCTTCACGGGCGTGCGTGTGCACGACAGCACCACGATTGTGCTCCCTGATGCCTTGGCCGAGCACTGGCGCGGCTGTGGTGGCGCCAGTGAGGTACATACCTCGGCCGCGCTCAAGTGTGGTGTCCAGCTCGATCTGCTCACTGGGGCATTGTGCGGGCTTGATCTGGCGGATGGTCGCGCCTCCGACCATTGCTTGGGCGTCCAGCATGCCGCGCTGCCCACGGGCAGCTTGCGCTTAGCCGACTTGGGCTTTTATGACCTGGGCGTGTTGGCCGCGCTGAGTGCGCAACAGGTCTATTGGCTCTCGAAACTGGAGCCGACCGCGCTGATTACCGACGCGACAGGGCGCAGCCGTTCCTTGCTGGCATTTGTGCAGACGCTGGGCGAGGTTGCGCAGTGGGAAGGGTCGGTTTGGGTTGGTCAAGGCCAGCGCCTGTCGGCGCGGCTGCTCGTACAACGAGTGCCGCAGGAAGTGGCCGATGGGCGGCGGCGGCGCATCCGCAAGACCGCCCGTGACAAGGGTGTCACCCCGAGTGCGGCGGCGTTGGCGCTGGCAGAGTGGACGATCTTGATGACCAACATTCCGCCCGAGAAGCTGTCGCTGGCTGAGGCACTGGTGCTGGCGAAGGTGCGCTGGCAAATCGAGTTGCTGTTCAAATTGTGGAAGTCGCACGGCCAGATCGATCAGTGGCGCACGAGCAAGCCGGCGCGGATTTTGTGTGAAGTGTACGCCAAGCTGCTCTCGATGGTGGTGCAGCACTGGGCACTGGTGGTCGGGTGCTGGGAGTTCCCCGACCGCTCTTTGGTCAAGGCGGCGCAGGTCGTGCGCGATCATGCGCCAGAACTGGCAAGTGCGCGCGCACGAGTGGAGCGCCTCACGGAAGTACTGGAGACCATGCAGCAGGTTTTGGCCCGCACGGCACGCATGAATACACGCAAAAAGCATCCGAATACCTACCAACTCTTACTCACCTTGACAACCGAGCCGGCACAAGCTTGATGTGTATGGGGCCGGGGGCGCAGCACCCCGGAAAAGCCGGGGGCGAAGCGCCCCGCAAGCCTCCACGCTGGGGGCCGGGGGCGAAGCGCCCCAGAGAGCACGCTATGCTATAATTCTGAACATACATCGGCCATCCCTCCATACCGGCCGCTACTGCGGCGCCGCGTCGACCGCACAAAGGAGGCCATGGATATGCTGAGGCTGCGTTTGCTGGGCGCACCGTCGGTCTATGACGGCGCACGCGAGATCTATCTGCCGTCGCAGAAGGCGCAGGCGTTGCTGTTCTACCTCGCCGCCGAGCACGAGCGTAGCTTCGCGCGCGGCCAGATCATTGCGCTGCTGTGGGAGGAGAGCTCCGAGCGCGAGGGGCGCAACAGCCTCAGCACGGTTCTGACGCGCCTGCGCCAGGCGCTGCCGCTGTTTCCGCTGCGCACCGAGGGCGACACGCTGGCCTGGCAGGCGGCACCCGATACGTGGGTCGATCTGCACGAGTTCCAGGCTGTCGCACAGCCGCCGGCCGGCGACGCCAGCGCACACATCCAGCGCCTCGAGTCCGCCGCCAGCTTGTATCGCGGCAGCTTCCTCGACGGCTTCAGCGTGCGCGATAGCGAGACCTACGACGAGTGGCTGCGGCTCGAGCGCGAGCGCTGGCAGCAGCGCTGGCTGAATATGCTCGATCAGCTGATTGAGGCGCTGGCAGCTGCCGGCGGCTGGGAGCGCGCGCTGCTCCATGCGCGCCGGGCCATGAGCACCGACCCGCTGCAAGAACGCTTTCACCGCGCGCTCATGCGCCTGCTGTATCAGTCGGGCGACCGGGCCGCCGCGCTGGCGCAGTACCGCATCTGCCGCGATGTGCTCGAGCGCGAGCTGGGGGTCGCGCCCGATGCCGAGACAACTGCGCTGCATCAGATGATCGCCGAGGGCACGCTTGAGCGCCCGCCCCGGCCGGCCGCTGCACCCACCGCCCGGCCAGCCCCCATCCTGCCAGCGGCGCCGACGGCGCGGCTGGGCGAGCGGCTGGCCTCGGCACGCCGGCGCAGTTTTGTCGGCCGCACCGATGAGCTCTCGGCCTTTGCGGCGGCCCTGGCCGAGCACGAGCCGCCGTTTGCCGTGCTGCATGTGTACGGGCCGGGCGGCGTGGGCAAGAGCACATTGCTCAGCGAGTTTGCGCGCCTGTGCGGCCAGGCCGGCGTGCCGGCGATCCCGGTTGATGGCCGGAACACCCAGCCAACGCCCGACGGCTTCATGAACGCACTACGCGAGGCGCTCGGCGTCGAAAGCCCGCTCGAGGCCCTGCCCGAGCGGCATGTGTTGCTGATCGATACCTACGAGCTGCTAACACCGCTCGACGGCTGGCTGCGCGATCAGTTCTTGCCGCAGATTCCGGCCAGAGGCATGGCCGTGCTGGCCGGCCGCAACCCACCCGCCGCCGGCTGGCGCGTCGACCCTGGCTGGCAAGAGGTGAGCCAGACCATTCAGCTGAGCAACCTGAGCGAAGCGGATGCGGCCGACTACCTGCAGCGTCGTAATGTTCCGGCCGAGCAGCGCGCGGCGGTGCTGGGCTTCACCCGCGGCTACCCGCTGGCGCTGTCGCTCGCGGTCGAGCTGCTGATCCAGCGGCCGAGCTTCCGCTTCGAATCCGGCGCCGCGCCCGATATCGTGCGGGCGCTGATCGAGCGCTTTGTTGCCAGCGCGCCGAGCGTGGCCCACCGCGCTGCGCTCGAGGCGTGTTCGCAGGTGCGGGTGATGAGCGAGCCGCTGCTGGCGGCCATGCTGGCCGTGGCCGAGGCGCGCGAGCTGTTCGAGTGGCTGCGCGACCTCTCGTTCATCTCGGCCGGCCCGCGTGGCATCTTCCCGCACGACCTGGCGCGTGAGGCGTTGGCGGCCGACCTGAAGTGGCGCAACCCGCCCTGGCACCACGAGCTGCACCGCCGCGCGCGCAACTTCTACATGGCCGAGTTCGAGCGCAGCGCCGGCCACGACCAGTACCTGGCGCTGCTCGACCTGATCTTCCTGCACGATAACCCGGCCATTCGCTCGACCTTCACCTGGAATGATATTGCCGGCCTGATCGAGGATACGCCGCGTACGGCCGACTGGCCGGCGCTTGCGGCTATGGTGCGCCACCACGAGGGTGCGGCCTCGGCCGAGCTGGCTATGCGCTGGTTCGAACGCCAGCCGGTGGGTGTCACTGTCTTTCGCGATCATACCGGCGCAGTTACAGGATTCAACTGCTTCGTCGCGCTTCAGCCCGGCGACCGCGCGGCCAGCGAATTCGACCCGTGTATGCGAGCGATCTGGCGCTACCTGGACACCCGCCCACCCCTACGCGATGGCCAGATCGTCGCGATCGACCGCTTCTGGATGGACGAACAAGCGTACCAGGGCATCTCGCCCACCCAGGGCATGATCTTTGTCTCGGCGGTGCGCTACGTGCTGACTGCGCCGGGCCTGGCCTACTCGTTTCACATCTGGGGCGATGCCGATGCCTGGCTGCCTGCAGCCGAGCAGGTGCTGTTCCACAGGCTGCCTGCGGCCGATTTCGAACTTGACGGGCATACCTACGGCGTGTACATGCGCGACTGGATCGCCTCGCCGCCGACGGCCTGGCTCGCGGCGCTGGCCGAGCGCGAGACAGCCTAGAACGCCGGTTGCCGCCGCCGCTCTGATGCGGCGCGGCCACGGGCCGGCGTGTAATACGTTTCGCCAACGGTGTCAGATAAATATGTCAACTTCGGCGCGCCACAATCGCCAGCGGTGTCAGATAACGCTTGACACTTCGGGTAATTCGTAGTACGATAGCGCGCAACTCATCCAACTGAAAACAGCACGAGCCGGAAGGTGTTACCAGCACCTCCCGGCCCGCTCACCCCGCGCCTGGAATCGGCAGGCGTCGTGGCTAACGCGCATTGTACCACAATGTGCGGCGGCGGCGACTCCTGGTGGGCGCGCTATCGCGAGGCGCGCTTACGTGGGGGTCGCCGTTTGCGTTGGGTGGGTCGTGGATGCCCAGGTTGCCATCCGCCCGTGTGGGGCGGGGTTAGCTGGTTTCCCCGCCCCGCCAGTCGCAGGGTCGCCGCACAGCTTGCAGGATCTGCATCTGCAAGCGCTAAGCAGAAGAGGAATGTCGCGTGAGCCACTATTCGATCGATGATCTGATCATCCGCTGGAGGCGCGAAGAGCTGACGGTCGAGCAGGTTGTCGGGCAAATTCTACAGCTGCTCAAAGAGCACGAGCGCCGGCTGATTGCGGCCGGCCGGCCGGCCGCCGGTGATAGCCTGGCGAGTAGCGGGACACCAGAGCCACCCCTGACGCACAGGTAAGGCTGCGGCACGTGCTGGTGTTGTATGAGGCATAGTGGGGCCTTGCCTGGCTACGCGAACGCCCCACTACGCCTCATGGCCTGATGGCTTTGCGACTGCCTGTACTATGGTTGTGCAACTGCAACTAAAGAGATGCGCACATGCCTCTGGACAATCCCTCGCCCTGCGTATAGGCTTGAGCTGACGCCCGCACGTTTGTCATTGTCTTTCGCTCCTCAGCCAGCACCCACCATGCGCCTGGCTCAGCCCCCGGCTTCCCCCAGGCAGATGCTCGTACCAGTATCGTGCGAGGCACCCGCCTGGTAGGGTGGCTGTGCTGACGCCGCCGCAGCCGGCTGGCGTGTCGATCTGGCTACCTGCCCACAATATAGCAAGCCCGCTCGTCAAGGAGGGACAACGATGTACCACACAACCTGGCATCGGCAGCTTTCGCTCGTAATTCTGCCGATCCTCCTCTTCGGCATGCTCGCGCTCGCCGCACCGGCCGCCGCAGCCACGCTTGCCCACGAGGGCACGATCGCCGGCGGCGCCACATCCTCGGGCAGCGTCGCCACAGCAGCGGCGCTGCCCGCAGCCGCCGGGCAGCTGTACCTGGCCGCAATCACCACCAAACCAGGCAGCGTCGCCGTCCGGTCGGTGGCCGGGCTGGGGCTAACCTGGACGCTGGTAAAGGCGCAGTGCGCCGGCCGTAACCAGACCCGTGTCGAGCTATGGCGCGCGCTCGGCGTGCCCTCGGGCAGCACCGCCGTGAGCGCCAGCCTGAGCGGTACCGCCGGCAATGCGGTGATTACAGTCGCACGCTACTCGGGCGTCGATCCCACCGCCCCGCTTGGTGCAGTCGTGTCGGCCAACACGCTCGGCACGGGCGGCGCCTGCAGCGGTGGGGTCGACGGCGCCGCCTACAACGTGAGCCTGCCAGCCAGCACCCCCGGCGCGCTGGCCTTTGGCGCGGTGGCCATGCGTAACCGCACACATACGCCCGGCAGCGGCTACACCGAGCGCGCCGAGAAGATCCAGGGCAGCAGCGGCGACGCCGCAGGCCTGGCGATCGAAGATCGCGGCGTGGCAGCCGCCGGCGCACTGCCAGTGAACGGCAGCTTCACCGGCAGCGTCGACTGGGCGGTGGTGGCGGTCGAGATCCGGCCGGGCGAGGCCGGCCCACCACCGGCGAACCGCCCGCCGATCGCGCAGAACGGCGTGGCCAGCACCCAGCAAGGCACGCCAGTGGCGATCAGCCTGGCGGCCAGCGACCCCGACAACAACCCGCTGACGTACCGGGTGGCGAGCCAGCCCACTAGCGGGGTACTGGCCGGCACGGCGCCGGCCCTGACCTACACGCCCAATCTGGGCTTCACCGGCAACGACAGCTTCACGTTCATCGCGAATGACGGCCAGGCCGACAGCAATATTGCAACCGTGTCGATCGTGGTTACATCGGCCCCACCCCCACCGCCTAGTGGCGCCGGGCTATGGATCTCGGCCGACCAGATCGCGCGGCTGCCGATCAGCGGCGCGGCCTGGGATCGCATGAAGGCGGCGGCTGACGGCGACCTTGGCACGCCGACGCTGGCCGACTTCAACGCCAACCACGATGTCAGGACGCTGGCGGTGGCGCTGGTGTATGCGCGCACCGGCGACGCGCGCTACCGCCAGAAGGCCACCGAGGCGATCAGCGCGGCGATCGGCAAAGAGGCCGGCGGGCTGGTGATCATGATGGCGCGTAACCTGGTGTGCTATATCATTGCGGCCGACCTGATCGATCTCAAGACGTATGACCCCGCGCTCGATGGGCGGTTCCGTGCGTGGATCAGCGCCGCGCGCTACGAGCAATTTTCAGACGGCACGCTGATCGGCGAGCACGAGCGGCGCGCCAATAACCACGGCACTATGCCCGGTGCCAGCCGCGCGGCGATCGATGTCTACCTGGGCGATATGCAAGACCTCGCTCGCACTGCCCAGGTGTTCCGTGGCTGGGTCGGTGATCGCAGCGCCTACGCGGGCTTCAGCTACACCAACGACCTATCGTGGCAGGCCGACCCGACCAAGCCGGTGGCGATCGACCCGGTTGGCGCGTCGAAGGATGGCCACTCGCTCGACGGCGCAATGCCCGAGGAGATGCGACGCGGCTGCGCTATTCAGTGGCCGCCGTGCAAGACTGGCTACCCCTGGGAGGGGCTGCAGGGCGCGCTGGTGCAGGCCAACATCCTCTCGCGCCAGGGCTACGATGTGTGGAATTGGCAGGATCGGGCGCTGCTGCGCGCGGTGGTGTTCCTCGACGGAATCGAGAAGCAGTATGGCGGCTGGTGGGCCACTGGCGACGATACCTGGGTGCCCTGGTTCGTCAACTACGTCTACGGCACCAGCTACCCGACCACAACGGCAAATATCGGCAAAAACATGGGCTGGACCGATTGGATGTACGGGCGGTAGAGCATGCGCTGATTCGTGTCATACCAACTCCGTTTGATTACGTTCGTTTTGTTGTGCGGTGCCTGGCAAAGCCAGGCACCGCACAACAAAAGAGCATTTCGGGGGCGGCAAAGCCGCCCCCGAACCCCCACCATAAACCAAGCGATTAACCGGATTTGGTGTCAGATCTCGATCTCGGGAGTGAATACCGCCCCATCGCGCGCAGTCATGTCTAGCACGTACATGACGCGCCGATCCCAGAAGGCCAGGTGCGCCAGCGCGATCGCCACGGTTCAGTGCGCGCCCACCGGCGTCGCGCTGGCGCGCCACCAGCGCATCGTGCTACTGTCTTATGTTGTCTAGACATTCGTTTCATCCATGCTATACTCCTCAGATAGTTTCTTCGTGTTGCTTGATTGATTCACCATGCCGCGCATCTTCGATAACATCGAGCGCTCGCTCCTGCCCGCGCTCCAGCAGACGCTGCATGTCGCCGATCGGGCCGATTTTTGTGTCGGCTATTTCAACCTGCGTGGCTGGAAGCAGATCGACTCATTGATCGATCGCTGGGCTGGCGGCCCAGAGCACTGCTGTCGCCTGCTGGTGGGCATGCAGCGCCTGCCGAAAGACGAACTGCGCGACGCTTTGAGTCTCAGCACGCGCGAGGGCGGTATCGATAACCAGACGGCGTTGCGCCTCAAGCGCAAGCTGGCCGAGGAGTTTCGCGAGCAGCTCACGGTTGGCGTGCCAACCGACGCCGACGAAGCGGGATTGCGCCGCCTGGCCGCGCAGATCCGTACAAAAAAGGTTGTCGTCAAGCTCTTCCTCAAGCACACGCTGCACGCCAAGCTGTATCTGCTGCATCGCTCTGACCCGATCAACCCGATCGTTGGCTACCTCGGCAGTAGCAATCTGACCTTCGCCGGCCTGTCGCATCAAGGCGAGCTGAACGTCGATGTGCTCGACCACGATGCCTGTCTCAAGCTCTCACGCTGGTTTGACGAGCGCTGGAGCGACCGCTGGTGTATCGACATCTCCGACGAGCTGGCGCAGATTATCGACGAGAGCTGGGCGCGTGAGGCGTTGATTCCGCCCTACCACATTTATGTGAAGATGGCCTATCACCTCTCGCAGGAAGCGCGCGCCGGCCTGTCGACTTTCCGCATTCCGCGCGAGTTCGGCAATACCCTGTTCGACTTCCAGGCCGCAGCGGTCAAGATGGCCGCTCAGCATCTCAATAAGCGCGGTGGCGTGCTGATCGGCGACGTGGTTGGCCTGGGCAAGACATTGATGGCCACTGCGTTGGCGCGGATCTTCGAAGACGACTTTTTCCTTGAGACGCTAATTATCTGCCCGAAAAACCTGGTGCGGATGTGGGAAGCCTACCGCGATCAGTATCGTCTGCGCGCCCGCGTGCTCTCGATCAGCCAGGTCACTCGCGAGCTGCCCAACCTGCGTCGCTATCGGCTGGTGCTGATCGACGAGAGCCATAACCTGCGCAATCGCGAAGGCCGGCGCTATCGCGCCATCCAGGAGTACATTCGCGAGAACGAAAGTAAGGTTATTCTGCTCTCGGCCACGCCCTATAACAAGACCTATCTGGATCTATCGGCGCAATTGCGCCTGTTTATCGAAGAAGATCGCGATCTCGGGGTGCGCCCCGAGCGCCTGCTGCGCGAGCTGGGCGAGGCTGAGTTCAGCCGCCGCTTTCAGGCACCCATCCGCTCGCTCATGGCCTTCGAGCGCAGCGAGTATGCCGACGACTGGCGTGAGCTGATGCGCCTGTTCATGGTGAGGCGTACCCGCAGCTTCATCAAAGAGAATTATGCCCAGGCCGATCCGGCCACCGGGCGTGTGTTTCTCGCATATAGCGATAGTCGCCGCTCGTACTTTCCTGAGCGCCAGGCCCGCACACTGGCCTTCGCGATCGACGACACCAACCCAGCCGACCAGTATGCTCGAC
The sequence above is drawn from the Candidatus Kouleothrix ribensis genome and encodes:
- a CDS encoding IS4 family transposase codes for the protein MQELLTSAAEAADAKLHYTKRPDRAKFTAATLTQTLVLGFLAHPDARVEQLAQSAARVGVAVAPQAVDQRFTLATAALLQDIVRSSMHTLIAADGVAIPLLQRFTGVRVHDSTTIVLPDALAEHWRGCGGASEVHTSAALKCGVQLDLLTGALCGLDLADGRASDHCLGVQHAALPTGSLRLADLGFYDLGVLAALSAQQVYWLSKLEPTALITDATGRSRSLLAFVQTLGEVAQWEGSVWVGQGQRLSARLLVQRVPQEVADGRRRRIRKTARDKGVTPSAAALALAEWTILMTNIPPEKLSLAEALVLAKVRWQIELLFKLWKSHGQIDQWRTSKPARILCEVYAKLLSMVVQHWALVVGCWEFPDRSLVKAAQVVRDHAPELASARARVERLTEVLETMQQVLARTARMNTRKKHPNTYQLLLTLTTEPAQA
- a CDS encoding AAA family ATPase, with the translated sequence MLRLRLLGAPSVYDGAREIYLPSQKAQALLFYLAAEHERSFARGQIIALLWEESSEREGRNSLSTVLTRLRQALPLFPLRTEGDTLAWQAAPDTWVDLHEFQAVAQPPAGDASAHIQRLESAASLYRGSFLDGFSVRDSETYDEWLRLERERWQQRWLNMLDQLIEALAAAGGWERALLHARRAMSTDPLQERFHRALMRLLYQSGDRAAALAQYRICRDVLERELGVAPDAETTALHQMIAEGTLERPPRPAAAPTARPAPILPAAPTARLGERLASARRRSFVGRTDELSAFAAALAEHEPPFAVLHVYGPGGVGKSTLLSEFARLCGQAGVPAIPVDGRNTQPTPDGFMNALREALGVESPLEALPERHVLLIDTYELLTPLDGWLRDQFLPQIPARGMAVLAGRNPPAAGWRVDPGWQEVSQTIQLSNLSEADAADYLQRRNVPAEQRAAVLGFTRGYPLALSLAVELLIQRPSFRFESGAAPDIVRALIERFVASAPSVAHRAALEACSQVRVMSEPLLAAMLAVAEARELFEWLRDLSFISAGPRGIFPHDLAREALAADLKWRNPPWHHELHRRARNFYMAEFERSAGHDQYLALLDLIFLHDNPAIRSTFTWNDIAGLIEDTPRTADWPALAAMVRHHEGAASAELAMRWFERQPVGVTVFRDHTGAVTGFNCFVALQPGDRAASEFDPCMRAIWRYLDTRPPLRDGQIVAIDRFWMDEQAYQGISPTQGMIFVSAVRYVLTAPGLAYSFHIWGDADAWLPAAEQVLFHRLPAADFELDGHTYGVYMRDWIASPPTAWLAALAERETA
- a CDS encoding alginate lyase family protein encodes the protein MYHTTWHRQLSLVILPILLFGMLALAAPAAAATLAHEGTIAGGATSSGSVATAAALPAAAGQLYLAAITTKPGSVAVRSVAGLGLTWTLVKAQCAGRNQTRVELWRALGVPSGSTAVSASLSGTAGNAVITVARYSGVDPTAPLGAVVSANTLGTGGACSGGVDGAAYNVSLPASTPGALAFGAVAMRNRTHTPGSGYTERAEKIQGSSGDAAGLAIEDRGVAAAGALPVNGSFTGSVDWAVVAVEIRPGEAGPPPANRPPIAQNGVASTQQGTPVAISLAASDPDNNPLTYRVASQPTSGVLAGTAPALTYTPNLGFTGNDSFTFIANDGQADSNIATVSIVVTSAPPPPPSGAGLWISADQIARLPISGAAWDRMKAAADGDLGTPTLADFNANHDVRTLAVALVYARTGDARYRQKATEAISAAIGKEAGGLVIMMARNLVCYIIAADLIDLKTYDPALDGRFRAWISAARYEQFSDGTLIGEHERRANNHGTMPGASRAAIDVYLGDMQDLARTAQVFRGWVGDRSAYAGFSYTNDLSWQADPTKPVAIDPVGASKDGHSLDGAMPEEMRRGCAIQWPPCKTGYPWEGLQGALVQANILSRQGYDVWNWQDRALLRAVVFLDGIEKQYGGWWATGDDTWVPWFVNYVYGTSYPTTTANIGKNMGWTDWMYGR